One Prunus dulcis chromosome 7, ALMONDv2, whole genome shotgun sequence DNA segment encodes these proteins:
- the LOC117635070 gene encoding probable auxin efflux carrier component 1b: protein MISLTDLYHVLTAVVPLYVAMILAYGSVKWWKIFSPDQCSGINRFVALFAVPLLSFHFISTNNPYAMNYRFIAADTLQKVIVLVALAVWSRTSSRGSLEWSITLFSLSTLPNTLVMGIPLLKGMYGDASGSLMVQIVVLQCIIWYTLMLFLFEYRGARLLIGEQFPDTAGSIISFRVDSDIISLDGKEPLQTEAEVGEDGKLHVTVRKSTSSRSEIYSRRSHGPNSGVSLTPRPSNLTNAEIYSLQSSRNPTPRGSSFNHTDFYSMVNGKNMSNASPRQSNYGNVGFDEEAGGVGMRGGANGVYPPGNSGYPAPPTAGIFSPVTGPNAKKKPDGADGGKDLHMFVWSSSASPVSEGGIHVFRGGEYGNDIGGVAHQKDYDEFGRDEFSFDNRPNSNGVDREGPVLSKLGSSSTTELHPKTAHGEPKATAMPPASVMTRLILIMVWRKLIRNPNTYSSLIGLTWSLVSYKWHVVMPAIVARSIAILSDAGLGMAMFSLGLFMALQPKMIACGNSVASFAMAVRFLSGPAVMAAASIAVGLRGVLLHIAIVQAALPQGIVPFVFAKEYNVHPDILSTGVIFGMLIALPITLVYYILLGL from the exons atGATCAGTTTAACAGACCTCTACCACGTTCTCACAGCTGTTGTGCCACTCTATGTGGCCATGATCTTAGCCTACGGCTCAGTGAAATGGTGGAAGATCTTCAGCCCTGATCAGTGTTCGGGCATAAACCGCTTTGTGGCTCTGTTTGCAGTTCCTCTGCTCTCTTTCCACTTCATCTCTACCAACAATCCCTATGCCATGAACTACAGGTTCATAGCAGCTGACACTCTTCAGAAAGTCATAGTCTTGGTGGCCCTAGCAGTATGGTCAAGAACCAGCTCAAGAGGCTCTCTAGAATGGTCCATaactctcttttctctctccactCTCCCCAACACTCTGGTCATGGGCATACCCTTGTTAAAGGGCATGTATGGAGATGCCTCAGGCAGCTTGATGGTCCAAATTGTGGTCCTCCAATGCATTATTTGGTACACTCTGATGCTCTTCTTGTTTGAGTACAGAGGAGCTAGGCTCTTGATCGGGGAACAGTTCCCAGACACTGCTGGCTCCATCATTTCCTTCAGGGTTGATTCTGATATCATTTCCTTAGATGGGAAAGAGCCGTTGCAAACTGAAGCTGAGGTTGGTGAAGATGGCAAGCTCCATGTCACTGTCAGAAAATCTACAAGCTCTCGCTCTGAAATCTACTCCAGAAGATCCCACGGACCCAACTCTGGCGTTTCCTTAACTCCAAGGCCTTCGAATCTAACAAATGCTGAGATTTACAGCCTTCAGTCTTCAAGAAACCCAACTCCCAGAGGCTCAAGCTTTAACCACACTGATTTCTACTCCATGGTGAACGGCAAGAACATGAGCAATGCGAGTCCAAGGCAGTCAAATTATGGAAATGTTGGGTTTGATGAAGAGGCAGGCGGAGTTGGGATGAGAGGAGGAGCAAATGGGGTTTATCCGCCGGGGAATTCGGGGTATCCCGCACCTCCTACAGCCGGAATTTTCTCTCCGGTGACAGGGCCCAATGCGAAGAAGAAACCCGATGGGGCTGATGGCGGTAAAGATCTCCACATGTTTGTTTGGAGCTCAAGCGCCTCACCTGTGTCTGAAGGAGGCATTCATGTTTTCAGAGGTGGAGAGTATGGCAACGACATTGGTGGGGTTGCTCACCAAAAGG ATTATGATGAGTTTGGCCGAGATGAGTTCAGCTTTGACAACAGACCAAATTCAAATGGGGTTGACCGGGAAGGTCCTGTGCTTTCCAAGTTGGGTTCAAGCTCCACCACTGAACTCCATCCCAAGACGGCTCATGGTGAACCAAAGGCCACAGCTATGCCACCTGCTAGTGTTATGACCAGACTGATTCTTATCATGGTTTGGCGAAAACTCATTCGGAACCCAAACACTTACTCCAGCCTTATTGGCCTCACCTGGTCTTTAGTCTCATATAA GTGGCACGTTGTTATGCCCGCAATCGTGGCCCGTTCAATCGCCATTCTGTCAGATGCAGGTCTTGGAATGGCCATGTTTAGTCTTG GCTTGTTCATGGCATTACAACCAAAGATGATTGCCTGTGGAAATTCAGTTGCTTCCTTTGCCATGGCAGTTCGATTCCTCTCCGGTCCGGCTGTCATGGCGGCAGCCTCAATTGCTGTAGGACTGCGAGGTGTTCTGTTGCACATTGCCATTGTACAG GCAGCTCTTCCACAAGGGATTGTTCCCTTTGTCTTTGCCAAGGAATACAATGTTCATCCTGACATACTAAGCACCGG GGTTATTTTTGGAATGCTAATTGCTCTGCCTATCACATTGGTTTACTACATCCTGCTTGGACTGTGA
- the LOC117634699 gene encoding transcription factor bHLH106-like yields MQPADHQNQELYRFLAQNGLINMNNNNGSYVGFPGGASCDQFSAMQSFCSSSSYNYYPLEVSGVSTEHETSPQDRALAALKNHKEAEKRRRERINSHLDKLRGLLPCNSKTDKASLLAKVVQRVKELKQQTSELTELESFPSETDEITVLSSDDYSSDGRIIFKASLCCEDRTDLLPDLIEILKSLHLKTLRAEMATLGGRIRNVLIVAADKDHTIESVHFLQNALKSLLERSNASERSKRRRVLDRTLVL; encoded by the exons ATGCAGCCAGCTGATCATCAAAACCAAGAGCTCTACCGTTTTTTGGCCCAAAACGGGTTAATTAACATGAACAACAATAATGGTTCATATGTTGGGTTTCCAGGAGGAGCTAGCTGTGATCAGTTTTCAGCTATGCAAAGCTTTTGCAGCTCTTCTTCTTACAATTATTACCCTCTGGAGGTCTCTGGAGTTAGCACTGAACATGAAACCTCACCTCAAGACAGAGCCCTTGCTGCTCTCAAGAATCACAAGGAGGCTgagaagagaaggagagagagaatcaaTTCCCATCTCGATAAGCTTCGAGGCCTTCTTCCTTGCAATTCCAAG ACAGACAAAGCCTCGCTGTTAGCAAAGGTGGTTCAACGAGTGAAAGAGCTGAAACAACAAACTTCAGAGCTCACTGAGCTTGAGAGCTTCCCTTCTGAGACTGATGAAATCACTGTGCTCTCTTCGGATGATTATTCAAGTGATGGAAGAATTATTTTCAAGGCCTCTTTGTGCTGCGAGGACCGGACCGACCTCCTACCTGATCTAATTGAAATTCTAAAGTCCCTCCATCTCAAGACACTCAGAGCTGAAATGGCCACCCTCGGAGGAAGAATTCGCAACGTGCTTATCGTTGCTGCGGATAAAGATCACACCATTGAATCAGTCCATTTCTTACAGAATGCGTTGAAGTCTTTACTAGAACGCTCAAATGCTAGTGAAAGATCGAAAAGGCGACGCGTATTAGACCGCACATTAGTCCTTTAA